One genomic window of Daphnia pulex isolate KAP4 chromosome 10, ASM2113471v1 includes the following:
- the LOC124204891 gene encoding importin subunit alpha-3-like, with amino-acid sequence MASHDNNAKGRLQTYKNQGKDVEEMRRRRNEVTVELRKNKREETLLKKRNVPNTDSTDEDEAERGLSLAGLEQIVANASSPDPDIQLAAVQAARKLLSSDRNPPIDALIQSGVLPVFVKCLERQDNAALQFEAAWALTNIASGTSAQTQAVVEANAVPLFLMLLHSPHPNVCEQAVWALGNIIGDGPHLRDYVISLGVVPILLGFVTDTIPISFLRNVAWVIVNLCRNKDPPPHVDTIRELLPALNTLIHHTDTNILVDTVWALSYLTDGGNEQIQMVIDNGVVPSLVPLLSHKDVKVQTAALRAVGNIVTGTDAQTQCVLNCDALAHFQTLLNHHKEKINKEALWFLSNVTAGNQQQVQAVIDAGLVPLIVQHLSRGEFQTQKEAAWAVTNLTISGRKQQVAYLVQCGVISPFCHLLSCKDPQVIQVVLDGISNVLRMAAPGQERDSVATLIEECGGLDKIETLQNHENVDIYKLAYDIIEQYFSEEVAEDPNLVPEASEDGFQFDANPGVPKEGFQF; translated from the exons ATGGCGTCACACGATAATAATGCGAAAGGACGTTTGCAGACTTACAAGAATCAGGGCAAAGACGTGGAG gagatgagaagaagaaggaatgaAGTTACAGTAGAACTGAGGAAAAACAAGAGGGAGGAAACTCTTCTCAAGAAACGAAATGTGCCTAACACTGACTCTACAG ATGAGGATGAAGCAGAAAGAGGCCTTTCGTTAGCGGGCTTAGAACAGATTGTTGCTAATGCATCAAGTCCTGATCCTGATATCCAATTAGCAGCCGTGCAAGCTGCTCGAAAGCTCCTGTCTTCGGATCGTAATCCACCCATTGATGCGCTCATTCAAAGCGGAGTTCTACCAGTATTTGTTAAATGCTTAGAACGCCAAGACAA tgcCGCTCTCCAGTTTGAAGCAGCTTGGGCTTTAACCAATATTGCTTCTGGAACATCTGCCCAAACTCAA gCGGTTGTGGAGGCGAACGCAGTTCCCCTGTTTCTGATGCTTCTCCACTCACCTCATCCAAATGTGTGCGAACAGGCCGTTTGGGCACTGGGAAACATAATAGGCGACGGCCCACATTTGCGAGACTATGTTATAAGTCTGGGTGTCGTACCAATCTTACTGGGTTTCGTGACAGACACAATACCCATTAGCTTCCTTCGTAATGTGGCATGGGTTATCGTGAACCTCTGTCGCAATAAAGATCCCCCTCCTCATGTTGACACTATTCGTGAACTGCTGCCGGCTCTTAATACCCTGATCCATCATACCGACACCAAT ATTTTGGTCGACACAGTTTGGGCACTTAGTTACTTGACCGACGGAGGGAACGAGCAAATTCAGATGGTTATCGATAATGGTGTGGTGCCAAGCTTGGTGCCTCTTCTTTCTCATAAAGATGTCAAG gTTCAAACAGCTGCATTGAGAGCTGTGGGCAACATAGTCACAGGTACCGATGCACAAACTCAATGCGTCCTGAATTGCGACGCGCTGGCTCATTTTCAGACTCTATTGAATCAccataaagagaaaattaacaag GAAGCTTTGTGGTTCCTTTCGAACGTAACAGCaggaaatcaacaacaagTTCAAGCTGTTATTGATGCTGGGCTAGTTCCACTGATAGTCCAACATTTGTCAAGG GGAgaatttcaaacacaaaagGAAGCTGCATGGGCTGTAACTAATCTGACGATCAGTGGACGAAAACAGCAAGTGGCTTATCTAGTTCAGTGTGGTGTTATTTCTCCTTTCTGTCATCTCTTATCATGTAAAGATCCCCAG GTTATTCAAGTTGTTTTGGACGGCATTTCGAACGTTCTGCGCATGGCTGCACCGGGTCAGGAAAGAGATTCCGTTGCGACTTTGATAGAAGAGTGCGGAG GGCTAGATAAGATCGAGACTTTGCAAAATCACGAAAACGTTGACATTTATAAACTTGCTTATGATATCATTGAGCAGTACTTCTCCGAAGAG GTGGCGGAGGATCCGAATCTTGTTCCAGAAGCTAGTGAGGACGGGTTTCAATTTGATGCTAATCCCGGTGTCCCTAAAGAAGGATTCCAATTCTAA
- the LOC124204886 gene encoding ABC transporter G family member 20-like isoform X2, translated as MPQELALYGDFTIKETLEYFGRIYNLSPEFVKSQMEFIFKLLDLPPGHRYVKTLSGGQQRRVSFAVALFHEPELLILDEPTVGVDPMLRKSIWNHLVRLSTDHGRTVIITTHYIEEARQAGTIGLMRSGHLLAEESPQNLLANHGLRTLEEVFLKLSRTERAKKHGALTASGRAVRPADPSQPEDRGHDNPAFICTADNPDATSTATPNNRINISVSAPSNQYWKNSKSVIPRANEDGIVGLTFSPSRENLEETTRNRHAVRRFNDSNVNSPTENSDAAPFDSGEVISRDNGLMKTGDRSTPSCSSASSSCGSSTEVSSRPKKKRGSRTFTLSMPSAHRTAALIRKNFLITLRNIGMFAFVFLMPGLQSTLFCLAIGRDPTGLKMAVVNEELDPSVGRVCNYTTDCTYSMFSCRYLRFLDNTTIVQIPYQSLSDALDATLQGTVWGVIHFGHNFTEELLERQIDGNAVDKETIQASRIGITLDWSNEQIALTLQHRLVGGFNDFNRNLVTACDYQPVIPSIPVEFMDPVYGKKNPSFTDFMAPGIILTIAYTQAVSLTAAVFINERKQGLLDRSLVAGVRTSEILLAHLVTQFTVLVFQSSVVLMVMLLVFKITCQGSLALAMFIVLLQGLCGMFYGFVVSSLCDQQTSALQLSLGSFFPNMLLSGVLWPMEGMSIYLRYLSYFIPLTHAIEALRCIFARGWGIDKPEVYYGIVVNFGWIVVLLLVCLTVIRVRKYTG; from the exons ATGCCGCAAGAATTGGCTCTGTACGGCGATTTTACCATCAAGGAGACGCTAGAATATTTTGGCCGCATTTACAATCTGTCTCCTGAATTCGTCAAATCTCAAATGGAGTTTATCTTTAAATTACTGGATTTACCCCCTGGCCATCGTTATGTCAAGACCCTGAGTGGTGGCCAGCAACGACGTGTTTCATTCGCCGTGGCTTTGTTCCACGAACCGGAATTGCTCATCCTGGATGAACCGACGGTCGGTGTTGATCCTATGCTCAGAAAAAG CATTTGGAACCATTTAGTTCGGTTGAGTACCGACCACGGCAGAACGGTCATCATCACTACACACTACATTGAAGAAGCACGACAGGCTGGCACG ATTGGTCTCATGAGATCCGGTCATCTACTAGCCGAAGAATCACCGCAAAATCTACTGGCTAATCACGGACTCCGCACGCTGGAAGAAGTGTTTCTCAAATTAAGCAGAACCGAGCGGGCGAAGAAACACGGTGCTCTGACAGCCTCCGGCCGCGCTGTTCGTCCGGCAGATCCGTCACAACCAGAAGATCGGGGTCATGATAATCCAGCCTTCATTTGTACGGCAGACAATCCAGATGCCACGAGTACGGCCACCCCAAATAACAGGATCAACATTTCCGTC TCCGCCCCGAGTAACCAATATTGGAAGAATTCCAAGTCCGTTATTCCGCGAGCCAATGAGGATGGCATCGTCGGTTTAACATTCAGCCCGTCGCGTGAAAACCTGGAAGAGACGACGAGGAACAGACATGCAGTTCGAAGATTCAACGACTCAAATGTCAACTCACCGACAGAAAATTCCGACGCTGCTCCGTTCGATTCCGGAGAAGTTATAAGTAGAGATAATGGATTGATGAAAACTGGTGACAGGTCAACTCCCAGCTGTAGTAGCGCCAGCAGCAGTTGCGGTAGCAGTACAGAGGTCAGCAGCCGGCCCAAAAAGAAGCGCGGTAGCCGAACTTTTACTTTATCGATGCCCTCAGCTCATCGAACAGCGGCTCTCATCCGCAAAAATTTCTTGATCACCCTACGCAATATTGG GATGTTTGCCTTTGTATTCCTCATGCCTGGGTTACAGTCCACACTTTTCTGTTTGGCGATTGGTCGTGATCCGACTGGCCTTAAAATGGCCGTCGTCAATGAAGAACTAGACCCGAGTGTAGGCCGGGTCTGTAATTACACTACTGATTGCACCTATTCCATGTTTAGTTGTCGGTATCTAAGATTTTTAGATAATACAACAATCGTAcag ATCCCGTATCAAAGTCTGTCGGATGCACTGGATGCAACGTTACAAGGGACAGTGTGGGGAGTTATTCATTTCGGTCACAATTTCACCGAGGAGCTGCTGGAACGGCAAATTGACGGCAATGCCGTCGATAAAGAAACTATTCAGGCTAGCCGAATTGGCATAACTCTTGATTGGTCGA ATGAACAAATTGCCTTGACTCTGCAACATCGTCTCGTTGGTGGTTTCAACGATTTTAACCGCAATCTAGTGACAGCTTGTGACTATCAGCCAGTCATTCCCAGCATTCCTGTAGAG tttatggACCCCGTCTATGGGAAAAAGAACCCTTCCTTTACGGATTTTATGGCACCAGGCATTATTCTGAC aATTGCATATACTCAAGCAGTGTCCTTAACGGCGGCTGTGTTTATTAATGAACGAAAACAAGGTCTTCTAGATCGCAGTTTAGTAGCTG GCGTCCGCACTTCCGAAATTTTACTCGCTCACCTGGTTACTCAATTTACTGTACTAGTGTTCCAGTCGTCAGTCGTTCTTATGGTTATGTTGCTGGTCTTTAAAATTACTTGCCAAGGTAGTTTAGCACTTGCAATGTTCATCGTTCTACTGCAAGGGCTATGCGGCATGTTTTACG GTTTCGTAGTTTCGAGTCTCTGTGACCAACAAACTAGCGCCTTACAGCTATCACTCGGAAGTTTCTTCCCAAACATGTTGCTAAGTGGTGTCCTATGGCCTATGGAGGGCATGTCTATCTACTTGCGCTACCTTTCCTACTTTATTCCTCTTACTCACGCGATTGAAGCACTCAGGTGCATTTTTGCACGCGGATGGGGCATCGACAAGCCAGAGGTCTATTATGGCATTGTGGTCAATTTCGGTTGGATTGTGGTTCTCCTTTTGGTGTGCCTAACTGTCATTCGCGTGCGAAAGTACACGGGCTAA
- the LOC124204886 gene encoding ABC transporter G family member 20-like isoform X1 — MMAESSPTIDESVVHPIESGGETAVYVRNACKSFGVGKRRATVLRNLDMNVKKGTIYGLLGASGCGKTTLLSCIVGRRSLDCGDVLVLGGEPGSPDSGIPGPRVGYMPQELALYGDFTIKETLEYFGRIYNLSPEFVKSQMEFIFKLLDLPPGHRYVKTLSGGQQRRVSFAVALFHEPELLILDEPTVGVDPMLRKSIWNHLVRLSTDHGRTVIITTHYIEEARQAGTIGLMRSGHLLAEESPQNLLANHGLRTLEEVFLKLSRTERAKKHGALTASGRAVRPADPSQPEDRGHDNPAFICTADNPDATSTATPNNRINISVSAPSNQYWKNSKSVIPRANEDGIVGLTFSPSRENLEETTRNRHAVRRFNDSNVNSPTENSDAAPFDSGEVISRDNGLMKTGDRSTPSCSSASSSCGSSTEVSSRPKKKRGSRTFTLSMPSAHRTAALIRKNFLITLRNIGMFAFVFLMPGLQSTLFCLAIGRDPTGLKMAVVNEELDPSVGRVCNYTTDCTYSMFSCRYLRFLDNTTIVQIPYQSLSDALDATLQGTVWGVIHFGHNFTEELLERQIDGNAVDKETIQASRIGITLDWSNEQIALTLQHRLVGGFNDFNRNLVTACDYQPVIPSIPVEFMDPVYGKKNPSFTDFMAPGIILTIAYTQAVSLTAAVFINERKQGLLDRSLVAGVRTSEILLAHLVTQFTVLVFQSSVVLMVMLLVFKITCQGSLALAMFIVLLQGLCGMFYGFVVSSLCDQQTSALQLSLGSFFPNMLLSGVLWPMEGMSIYLRYLSYFIPLTHAIEALRCIFARGWGIDKPEVYYGIVVNFGWIVVLLLVCLTVIRVRKYTG, encoded by the exons ATGATGGCGGAATCGTCACCTACAATTGACGAGAGTGTCGTTCATCCAATAGAATCCGGTGGTGAAACGGCCGTTTATGTTCGCAATGCTTGCAAAAGCTTTGGCGTCGGCAAGCGTCGCGCGACAGTTTTGCGGAACCTGGATATGAATGTCAAGAAAGGAACCAT ATACGGATTGCTGGGAGCCAGCGGTTGCGGTAAGACGACTCTACTCAGCTGCATCGTTGGCCGGCGCAGTTTGGACTGCGGAGACGTGCTGGTCCTTGGCGGTGAGCCGGGCTCGCCCGACAGCGGAATTCCCGGTCCACGGGTCGGTTACATGCCGCAAGAATTGGCTCTGTACGGCGATTTTACCATCAAGGAGACGCTAGAATATTTTGGCCGCATTTACAATCTGTCTCCTGAATTCGTCAAATCTCAAATGGAGTTTATCTTTAAATTACTGGATTTACCCCCTGGCCATCGTTATGTCAAGACCCTGAGTGGTGGCCAGCAACGACGTGTTTCATTCGCCGTGGCTTTGTTCCACGAACCGGAATTGCTCATCCTGGATGAACCGACGGTCGGTGTTGATCCTATGCTCAGAAAAAG CATTTGGAACCATTTAGTTCGGTTGAGTACCGACCACGGCAGAACGGTCATCATCACTACACACTACATTGAAGAAGCACGACAGGCTGGCACG ATTGGTCTCATGAGATCCGGTCATCTACTAGCCGAAGAATCACCGCAAAATCTACTGGCTAATCACGGACTCCGCACGCTGGAAGAAGTGTTTCTCAAATTAAGCAGAACCGAGCGGGCGAAGAAACACGGTGCTCTGACAGCCTCCGGCCGCGCTGTTCGTCCGGCAGATCCGTCACAACCAGAAGATCGGGGTCATGATAATCCAGCCTTCATTTGTACGGCAGACAATCCAGATGCCACGAGTACGGCCACCCCAAATAACAGGATCAACATTTCCGTC TCCGCCCCGAGTAACCAATATTGGAAGAATTCCAAGTCCGTTATTCCGCGAGCCAATGAGGATGGCATCGTCGGTTTAACATTCAGCCCGTCGCGTGAAAACCTGGAAGAGACGACGAGGAACAGACATGCAGTTCGAAGATTCAACGACTCAAATGTCAACTCACCGACAGAAAATTCCGACGCTGCTCCGTTCGATTCCGGAGAAGTTATAAGTAGAGATAATGGATTGATGAAAACTGGTGACAGGTCAACTCCCAGCTGTAGTAGCGCCAGCAGCAGTTGCGGTAGCAGTACAGAGGTCAGCAGCCGGCCCAAAAAGAAGCGCGGTAGCCGAACTTTTACTTTATCGATGCCCTCAGCTCATCGAACAGCGGCTCTCATCCGCAAAAATTTCTTGATCACCCTACGCAATATTGG GATGTTTGCCTTTGTATTCCTCATGCCTGGGTTACAGTCCACACTTTTCTGTTTGGCGATTGGTCGTGATCCGACTGGCCTTAAAATGGCCGTCGTCAATGAAGAACTAGACCCGAGTGTAGGCCGGGTCTGTAATTACACTACTGATTGCACCTATTCCATGTTTAGTTGTCGGTATCTAAGATTTTTAGATAATACAACAATCGTAcag ATCCCGTATCAAAGTCTGTCGGATGCACTGGATGCAACGTTACAAGGGACAGTGTGGGGAGTTATTCATTTCGGTCACAATTTCACCGAGGAGCTGCTGGAACGGCAAATTGACGGCAATGCCGTCGATAAAGAAACTATTCAGGCTAGCCGAATTGGCATAACTCTTGATTGGTCGA ATGAACAAATTGCCTTGACTCTGCAACATCGTCTCGTTGGTGGTTTCAACGATTTTAACCGCAATCTAGTGACAGCTTGTGACTATCAGCCAGTCATTCCCAGCATTCCTGTAGAG tttatggACCCCGTCTATGGGAAAAAGAACCCTTCCTTTACGGATTTTATGGCACCAGGCATTATTCTGAC aATTGCATATACTCAAGCAGTGTCCTTAACGGCGGCTGTGTTTATTAATGAACGAAAACAAGGTCTTCTAGATCGCAGTTTAGTAGCTG GCGTCCGCACTTCCGAAATTTTACTCGCTCACCTGGTTACTCAATTTACTGTACTAGTGTTCCAGTCGTCAGTCGTTCTTATGGTTATGTTGCTGGTCTTTAAAATTACTTGCCAAGGTAGTTTAGCACTTGCAATGTTCATCGTTCTACTGCAAGGGCTATGCGGCATGTTTTACG GTTTCGTAGTTTCGAGTCTCTGTGACCAACAAACTAGCGCCTTACAGCTATCACTCGGAAGTTTCTTCCCAAACATGTTGCTAAGTGGTGTCCTATGGCCTATGGAGGGCATGTCTATCTACTTGCGCTACCTTTCCTACTTTATTCCTCTTACTCACGCGATTGAAGCACTCAGGTGCATTTTTGCACGCGGATGGGGCATCGACAAGCCAGAGGTCTATTATGGCATTGTGGTCAATTTCGGTTGGATTGTGGTTCTCCTTTTGGTGTGCCTAACTGTCATTCGCGTGCGAAAGTACACGGGCTAA
- the LOC124204893 gene encoding divergent protein kinase domain 2A-like, whose translation MDMDMRRRRSDLDSENFSSTLNMRLKSQLFKEKFSFEIVGKQQLLDSEEGILKYPNIKSRSRMKPLLVWVVTLGVFSTALLRSAIPIYLNVADEKFLELKKCPACYGVMLCPAFLMGDIVPETWSRFKAAQLLNTKNVYFATFKDKHVVLKKLGHDPQLEQLDHHILQQSVGLLNNPIQQVSVSAAVRPYTQQNVWLDCVKDFEGNGSTLVHRLRVFDPSSQDISSNDLQPSIGRFRGSDMLMCPSQRKLNYIENEFVKNNFGLYRLTCLYNLMTLLLLNSEPLIFQTFPAKEGWPFPIYYGACGRVVVEEYVGPNLAQWLPQASWKERINAALQLLIIADKFTNGAADFRLYLTDLSLFNTAVGSDGTLKIVDGENIVMVDLEKIRTDRPENFDVPYASDNAGCEHLPSDPHCMSYSEQDMCNRLHNDHNFFAVCRELFSPLDSFGLANGLPEKILKRFPLIPVYQTDCYSSTIPGVRKSAAENLISIYQEILADM comes from the exons ATGGACATGGACatgagaagaagacgaagtgATTTAGATTCTGAGAATTTTAGCTCAACGTTGAATATGCGTTTAAAATCCCagttatttaaagaaaagtttaGTTTCGAAATtgttggaaaacaacaactattAGATAGTGAAGAGGGCATATTGAAATATCCAAACATAAAATCTCGCTCGAGAATGAAACCGTTATTAGTGTGGGTAGTTACTCTGGGTGTTTTCTCAACTGCTCTTCTTAGATCAGCCATTCCAATATATTTGAATGTAGCAGATGAAAAGTttcttgaattaaaaaaatgtcctgCTTGCTATGGAGTTATGTTATGTCCCGCTTTCTTGATGGGTGATATTGTGCCAGAAACTTGGTCTAGATTTAAAGCAGCTCAATTGCTTAATACAAAGAATGTTTATTTTGCTACCTTCAAGGATAAACAT GTTGTTCTGAAAAAGCTTGGACATGATCCTCAGCTTGAACAGCTTGATCACCACATTCTACAACAATCTGTAGGACTTCTAAATAATCCTATTCAACAAGTCAGTGTGTCAGCAGCTGTACGCCCCTACACCCAGCAAAATGTGTGGCTTGATTGTGTTAAGGATTTCGAAGGGAATGGCAGCACTCTTGTTCACCGTTTACGAGTTTTTGATCCTTCCTCCCAAGATATTAGTAGTAATGATTTGCAGCCTTCTATTGGTCGTTTTAGAGGAAGTGACATGCTCATGTGCCCATCTCAACGTAAACtgaattacatcgaaaatgaATTCGTTAAGAATAATTTTGGGCTTTACAGACTAACATGTCTGTATAACCTAATgacattattattacttaattCGGAGCCGTTAATTTTTCAA ACGTTTCCGGCCAAGGAAGGATGGCCTTTTCCTATCTACTATGGGGCGTGCGGTCGAGTAGTAGTAGAAGAATATGTCGGGCCAAACCTAGCACAGTGGCTTCCCCAGGCCTCCTGGAAAGAACGAATTAATGCTGCTTTGCAACTGCTTATCATCGCTGATAAATTCACTAATGGAGCTGCTGATTTTAGACTGTATCTCACCGACCTTAGCCTATTTAATACTGCTGTGGGCTCTGATGGAACTCTGAAGATCGTAGACGGTGAAAATATTGTGATGgttgatttagaaaaaattcgaACAG ACCGACCCGAAAATTTTGATGTACCTTATGCGAGTGATAATGCCGGTTGTGAACATCTGCCTTCCGATCCACATTGTATGAGCTACAGCGAGCAAGATATGTGCAATCGGCTTCATAACGACCATAATTTCTTTGCTGTCTGTCGAGAACTGTTCTCACCATTGGACAGTTTTGGATTGGCAAATGGTTTACctgaaaagattttgaaacgTTTCCCTCTTATCCCAGTGTATCAAACTGATTGCTATTCCTCTACAATTCCTGGAGTGAGGAAGAGTGCGGCTGAAAATCTCATTTCGATTTACCAAGAAATTTTGGCGGATATGTAA